The following coding sequences lie in one Azospirillum humicireducens genomic window:
- a CDS encoding SDR family oxidoreductase, whose protein sequence is MAQLAGKIAIVTGASSGIGREAALLFAEHGAKLVLVARRLNELERLAQEIRDGDGEAAVVAGDVRDADVAREAVALATQRFGGLDIAFNNAGTTGAQTSIPDMTAESWHDVVDTNLTSAFHAAKHQIPAMLDRGGGSLIFTSTFVGHTVGFPGMGAYAASKAGLIGLMRVIAAEYGPRGIRANAVLPGGTDTPMGRAVSNTPEALAFVQGLHALKRLATPREIAQSALYLASDASSFTTGTALLVDGGVSITRT, encoded by the coding sequence ATGGCACAACTCGCTGGAAAGATCGCGATCGTCACGGGCGCCAGTTCCGGGATCGGGCGCGAGGCGGCGCTGCTGTTCGCAGAGCATGGCGCGAAGCTGGTGCTCGTGGCACGGCGGCTCAACGAACTGGAACGGTTGGCGCAGGAAATCCGGGACGGAGACGGCGAAGCGGCCGTGGTGGCCGGCGATGTCAGGGACGCCGATGTCGCGCGTGAAGCCGTCGCCCTCGCCACGCAGCGGTTCGGCGGACTGGATATCGCCTTCAACAATGCCGGCACCACCGGCGCCCAGACCTCGATTCCCGACATGACGGCAGAGAGTTGGCACGATGTGGTCGACACCAACCTGACCAGCGCCTTTCACGCCGCAAAGCACCAGATTCCGGCGATGCTTGACCGGGGCGGCGGATCGCTGATCTTCACCTCGACCTTCGTCGGCCACACGGTCGGCTTTCCCGGCATGGGCGCATACGCGGCCAGCAAGGCCGGGCTGATCGGTTTGATGCGGGTGATCGCCGCCGAATACGGCCCCCGCGGCATTCGTGCCAACGCAGTGTTGCCCGGCGGCACCGACACGCCGATGGGTCGGGCGGTGTCGAACACGCCGGAAGCCTTGGCCTTCGTCCAGGGCCTTCACGCACTGAAACGCCTTGCCACGCCGCGAGAGATCGCCCAGTCGGCGCTCTATCTGGCGTCGGACGCCTCCAGCTTCACCACCGGAACAGCGCTGTTGGTCGACGGCGGCGTTTCCATAACCAGGACCTGA
- a CDS encoding CCA tRNA nucleotidyltransferase — protein sequence MTVAARLSPQPWMTAPESRAVFAALDAGGADARFVGGCVRDAWLGRPVKDIDIATHAPPERVMDLLESAGIRVIPTGIAHGTVTALCGGKPYEITTLRRDVETDGRHARVEFTDDWVEDAARRDLTMNALSCAPDGAVFDPFGGLADLAAGRVRFVGEARRRIEEDVLRLLRFFRFHAHYGRGEPDAEALAACRELAPRLPTLSGERVRGELFRLLTAPCAAAVWRLMMGQGIMVHLLPEAMDTGRLDRLIAVERDLGITPDPTRRLAAVLDSDRPGALRAAEALRLSNHERDRLLALVEPPVALAPSDDRRALRQGLYRIGDGELFDDLLLIAAAIHDGPLDLTALRAAMSVAGDLPNLRLPIAGRDLLDLGIPRGPAIGETLKLIEGWWIAEDFQPGHDACLDMARGLIGDRLS from the coding sequence ATGACCGTCGCCGCACGCCTGTCCCCCCAGCCCTGGATGACCGCGCCCGAAAGCCGGGCGGTGTTCGCCGCCCTCGACGCCGGCGGCGCCGATGCCCGCTTCGTCGGCGGCTGCGTACGGGACGCCTGGCTCGGCCGGCCGGTGAAGGACATCGACATCGCCACCCACGCACCGCCGGAACGGGTGATGGACCTGCTGGAGTCCGCCGGCATCCGCGTCATCCCCACCGGAATCGCCCATGGCACCGTCACCGCGCTGTGCGGCGGCAAGCCCTACGAAATCACCACGCTGCGACGCGATGTCGAGACGGATGGCCGCCATGCCCGCGTCGAGTTCACCGACGACTGGGTGGAGGACGCCGCCCGCCGCGATCTGACGATGAACGCGTTGAGTTGTGCGCCCGACGGCGCTGTGTTCGATCCGTTCGGCGGGCTTGCCGACCTTGCCGCCGGCCGCGTCCGCTTCGTCGGCGAGGCGCGGCGGCGGATCGAAGAGGATGTGCTGCGTCTGCTGCGCTTCTTCCGCTTCCACGCCCATTACGGCCGCGGCGAACCCGATGCCGAGGCGTTGGCCGCTTGCCGCGAGCTGGCGCCGCGCCTGCCGACCCTGTCCGGCGAACGGGTGCGGGGGGAGTTGTTCCGCCTGCTGACCGCGCCCTGCGCGGCGGCGGTCTGGCGGCTGATGATGGGGCAGGGGATCATGGTCCACCTGCTGCCGGAGGCGATGGACACCGGCCGGCTGGACCGGCTGATCGCCGTCGAGCGCGACCTGGGCATCACACCGGATCCCACCCGCCGGCTGGCCGCCGTTCTGGACAGCGACCGACCGGGAGCGCTGCGCGCCGCCGAGGCGCTCCGCCTGTCCAACCATGAGCGCGACCGCCTGCTTGCGCTCGTCGAGCCGCCGGTGGCGCTGGCGCCGTCCGACGACCGCAGGGCGCTGCGCCAGGGACTGTACCGCATCGGCGACGGCGAGCTGTTCGACGATCTGCTCCTGATCGCCGCCGCCATCCATGACGGCCCGCTCGACCTCACCGCATTGCGTGCCGCGATGTCGGTGGCCGGCGACCTGCCGAACCTGCGCCTGCCGATCGCCGGCCGCGACCTGCTGGATCTCGGCATCCCGCGCGGCCCGGCCATCGGCGAAACGCTGAAGCTCATCGAAGGCTGGTGGATCGCCGAGGATTTCCAGCCCGGCCACGACGCCTGCCTGGATATGGCACGCGGCCTGATCGGGGACCGGCTATCCTAA
- a CDS encoding NUDIX hydrolase, protein MSSDETADEMANEAIDAAVENAVRSNRMAPKHAAKIRGDHDLNPEMGPPTTLREAAVLVPLVDRQEELTVIFTQRTTTLSAHAGQISFPGGRMEPEDDGPEDTALRETAEEIGLERGRIEIVGRLDTYVTRTGFRVTPVVGVVSPPFILTPDPTEVAEVFEVPLSFILDPSNPQRHSREFLGKPRWFYAFPYPQRYIWGATAGMLVNLRDVLGAAAREAGEGGASSGPL, encoded by the coding sequence ATGAGCTCCGATGAGACGGCCGATGAGATGGCCAATGAGGCGATTGACGCGGCGGTCGAGAACGCGGTGCGGTCGAACCGGATGGCGCCGAAACACGCGGCCAAAATCCGCGGCGACCACGATCTGAATCCGGAGATGGGTCCGCCGACGACCCTGCGCGAGGCGGCGGTGCTGGTCCCCCTGGTCGACCGGCAGGAGGAGCTGACCGTCATCTTCACCCAGCGCACCACGACGCTGAGCGCGCATGCCGGCCAGATCAGCTTTCCCGGCGGCCGGATGGAACCGGAGGATGACGGCCCCGAGGATACAGCGCTGCGCGAAACGGCGGAGGAGATCGGGCTGGAGCGCGGCCGGATCGAAATCGTCGGCCGGTTGGACACCTATGTCACGCGCACCGGTTTCCGGGTGACGCCGGTGGTGGGGGTGGTGTCGCCGCCCTTCATCCTGACGCCCGACCCGACCGAGGTGGCCGAGGTGTTCGAGGTGCCGCTGTCCTTCATCCTCGATCCATCCAACCCGCAGCGCCACAGCCGCGAATTCCTGGGCAAGCCGCGCTGGTTCTACGCCTTCCCCTATCCGCAGCGCTACATCTGGGGCGCGACCGCCGGCATGCTGGTGAACCTGCGCGACGTGCTGGGTGCCGCCGCGCGCGAGGCCGGGGAGGGCGGGGCGTCCTCCGGCCCGCTCTGA
- a CDS encoding DUF1285 domain-containing protein has translation MFGDKTVPNPMKVGNAMAKDKRADGPPVPETASDLPAALGRTPTLEQYDIRIARDGTWFHNGDPIRRIELAKLFSTVLRREEDGEYWLVTPVERGRIVVEDAPFVAVEMTVAGNGADQVLSFRTNLDHWVEAGPDHPIRVAVNPETGEPAPYIQIRSRLEALILRSVFYDMVERSETRRTETGESEVGLWSNKVFFALGRLPGD, from the coding sequence ATGTTCGGGGACAAAACCGTTCCCAATCCCATGAAGGTCGGTAACGCGATGGCGAAAGACAAGCGCGCAGATGGGCCACCCGTTCCGGAGACGGCGTCGGACTTGCCGGCAGCGCTGGGCCGGACTCCCACTCTGGAACAGTACGACATCCGCATTGCGCGCGACGGCACCTGGTTCCACAATGGCGATCCGATCCGCCGGATCGAGCTGGCGAAGCTGTTCTCTACCGTCCTCAGACGCGAGGAAGACGGCGAATACTGGCTGGTTACGCCGGTCGAGCGCGGCCGGATCGTGGTGGAGGACGCACCGTTCGTGGCAGTCGAGATGACGGTTGCAGGCAACGGGGCCGATCAGGTCCTTTCCTTCCGCACCAACCTCGACCATTGGGTGGAGGCCGGCCCCGACCATCCGATCCGTGTGGCCGTAAACCCTGAAACCGGGGAGCCGGCACCCTACATCCAGATCAGAAGCCGGCTGGAGGCGCTTATCCTGCGGTCCGTGTTTTACGACATGGTGGAACGGAGCGAAACGCGCCGCACCGAAACCGGCGAGTCCGAGGTGGGTCTATGGAGCAACAAGGTCTTCTTCGCGCTGGGCAGGCTGCCTGGCGACTGA
- a CDS encoding AAA family ATPase, which yields MEEIEALGDRLASVRDRIGRVIFGQQEVIDRTLVTLLAGGHLLLIGVPGLAKTRLVETLGIVLGLAEKRIQCTPDLMPADILGSEVLEEGENGRRSFRFLPGPVFSQLLMADEINRASPRTQSALLQAMQEHRVSVAGQYHPLPQPFHVLATQNPLEQEGTYPLPEAQLDRFLMQIDVDYPDREAERRMMIATTGSTDERAVTVLSAADLQAAQRLVRRVPVGEGVVDGILDLVRRGRPETSELMEVRQHVAWGPGPRASQSLMLAARARAVLDGRLSPSLDDVVALAKPILKHRMALNFAARADGVTLDDVIDRLCAPLM from the coding sequence ATGGAGGAGATCGAGGCGCTGGGCGACCGGCTGGCCTCCGTCCGCGACCGCATCGGCCGCGTGATCTTCGGCCAGCAGGAGGTGATCGACCGCACGCTGGTCACGCTGCTGGCGGGCGGCCATCTGCTGCTGATCGGCGTTCCCGGCCTCGCCAAGACGCGGCTGGTGGAAACGCTGGGCATCGTGCTCGGCCTGGCCGAAAAGCGCATCCAGTGCACGCCCGACCTGATGCCCGCCGATATCCTTGGATCGGAAGTGCTGGAGGAGGGCGAGAACGGCCGCCGGTCCTTCCGTTTCCTGCCCGGCCCGGTGTTCAGCCAGCTTCTGATGGCGGACGAGATCAACCGCGCCAGCCCGCGAACCCAATCGGCGCTGCTGCAGGCGATGCAGGAGCATCGCGTGTCGGTCGCCGGCCAGTACCATCCCCTGCCCCAGCCCTTCCACGTCCTGGCGACCCAGAATCCGCTGGAGCAGGAAGGCACCTATCCGTTGCCGGAAGCCCAGCTCGACCGCTTCCTGATGCAGATCGACGTGGACTATCCGGACCGCGAGGCGGAGCGCCGGATGATGATCGCCACCACCGGCTCCACCGATGAGCGCGCGGTGACGGTGCTGTCCGCCGCCGACCTGCAGGCGGCGCAGCGCCTCGTTCGCCGTGTTCCGGTCGGCGAAGGGGTGGTCGACGGCATTCTCGATCTCGTGCGCCGCGGCCGGCCTGAAACCTCCGAGTTGATGGAGGTGCGCCAGCACGTCGCCTGGGGTCCCGGCCCGCGCGCCAGCCAGTCGCTGATGCTCGCCGCCCGCGCCCGCGCGGTGCTGGATGGTCGGCTGTCACCCTCGCTCGACGATGTGGTGGCGCTCGCCAAGCCGATCCTCAAGCACCGCATGGCGCTGAACTTCGCCGCACGGGCCGACGGGGTGACGCTGGACGACGTCATCGACCGCCTCTGCGCGCCCCTGATGTAA
- a CDS encoding DUF58 domain-containing protein: MPRSPQQKTQAATTLLARHRAEELASALPPLLVAAERVAATVAQGVHGRRRVGLGETFWQFRRYQPGDAPSMIDWRQSAKTQPVYVRENEWEAAQSVWLWRDRSPSMDFRSAAGLPTKRERADLLTLATAVLLARGGERVALLNSGVRPDHGKSAIDRIARLMTDPRAAASPDPLPRVEPLPRHAQTVLFGDLLSPLSDIHAAVAGLTGRGLRGHLVQILDPAEETLPYDGRVDFHGMEGEQNLLVPRVEAVREAYRERLKAQQDGLAALARTAGWSFAVHRTDRSPQSALLTLWGAMAMEAV; encoded by the coding sequence ATGCCGCGTAGCCCTCAGCAGAAGACCCAGGCGGCGACGACGCTGCTTGCCCGGCATCGCGCGGAGGAACTGGCCTCCGCCCTCCCGCCGCTTCTGGTGGCGGCGGAGCGGGTGGCCGCCACCGTCGCCCAGGGTGTGCACGGCCGGCGCCGTGTCGGGCTGGGCGAGACCTTCTGGCAGTTCCGCCGCTACCAGCCCGGCGACGCTCCGTCGATGATCGACTGGCGCCAGTCGGCCAAGACCCAGCCGGTCTATGTGCGCGAGAATGAATGGGAGGCGGCGCAAAGCGTCTGGCTGTGGCGCGACCGCTCGCCCTCCATGGATTTCCGCTCCGCCGCCGGCCTGCCGACCAAACGCGAGCGGGCCGACCTGCTGACGCTCGCCACCGCCGTCCTGCTGGCGCGCGGCGGCGAGCGGGTGGCGTTGCTGAACAGCGGCGTGCGCCCCGACCATGGCAAGTCCGCCATCGACCGCATCGCCCGGCTGATGACCGACCCGCGCGCCGCCGCGTCGCCGGATCCCCTGCCGCGGGTGGAACCCCTGCCCCGCCATGCCCAGACCGTTCTGTTCGGCGACCTGCTGTCGCCCCTGTCCGACATCCACGCAGCGGTCGCCGGCCTGACCGGGCGCGGACTGCGCGGGCATCTGGTCCAGATCCTCGATCCGGCGGAAGAGACGCTGCCCTATGACGGCCGCGTCGATTTCCATGGGATGGAGGGCGAGCAGAACCTGCTTGTTCCGCGGGTCGAGGCGGTGCGCGAGGCTTACCGCGAACGCCTGAAGGCGCAGCAGGACGGCTTGGCCGCGCTGGCCCGCACCGCAGGATGGAGCTTCGCCGTCCACCGCACCGACCGTTCTCCGCAATCGGCGCTGCTCACCCTGTGGGGTGCGATGGCGATGGAGGCGGTGTGA
- a CDS encoding DUF4159 domain-containing protein produces the protein MLGLGPIAFAAPWVLTALAALPVLWWLLRVTPPAPRAVQFPAIRLLRDLTAREETPARTPWWLLLLRLIVAALIILALAGPLLNPRAALPGGGPLLLVVDNGWASGRDWPTRKRTMDEMIAQAERQQRTVILLPTAPPADGQPVHASAVLPAAEARRLAQAMAPLPWPTDRAAALEALKAVAVQTNGRGSIHAVWLSDGVGDGRAAGLAAGLQRLGSAEVLDDSAERPPHLLLPPSSEGTVLTARIVRADPSRPEPATVRLTAADGRLLTRQTVAFEPGQKMREVRLDVPTELRNDAAALRVEGDTTAGATVLLDERWRRRPVGLVSGRSEGESQPLLSDLYYLERALSPYNEVRRGDTLDLLKRDLAVLILSDIGALTGSEVQDIEDWVKQGGVLLRFAGPRLAQHADTLVPVRLRIGDRALGGALSWSEPARLQPFPAKSPFEGLAIPADVQVNRQVLAEPALDLADRTWARLADGTPLVTSQKRGDGWIVLVHTTANPDWSNLPLSGLYVDMLRRLVALSGGVTGTAATTSLDPVEVLDGTGRLVPPPPTAFPIPGNAGADVIGPRHPPGFYGTDDARRALNLSSAVTTIDPLPPLPAGVGRDGYGGRGEVPLKPSLLAAALALLSIDLLIALALRGLLRVPRLRRGTGGAAAGLLLAVALAAAPQPARAQDQDNAVKVTAETYLAYVQTGDSGVDDTSRAGLEGLVSVLGLRTAVEAAGAVGVDPERDELAFYPLLYWPVSDRQRPLSDGARQRVNEYMRSGGTILFDTRDQAPGGGSGILQRLVQGLDIPPLAPVPQDHVLRKSFYLLTDFPGRHAGGQLWIEAREGPANDGVSSVVIGGNDWASAWAVGRNGQPIYAVIPGGERQREMAYRFGVNVVMYALTGNYKADQVHVPAILERFGQ, from the coding sequence ATGCTGGGTCTCGGACCGATCGCCTTCGCCGCCCCCTGGGTCTTGACCGCACTGGCCGCATTGCCGGTCCTGTGGTGGCTGTTGCGCGTCACGCCGCCGGCGCCGCGCGCAGTCCAGTTTCCTGCCATCCGCCTGCTGCGCGACCTGACCGCGCGGGAGGAGACGCCGGCCCGCACCCCCTGGTGGCTTCTGCTGCTGCGCCTGATCGTGGCGGCGCTGATCATTCTGGCGCTGGCCGGGCCGCTTCTGAACCCGCGGGCGGCGCTGCCGGGCGGCGGACCGCTTCTGCTGGTCGTCGACAATGGCTGGGCTTCCGGCCGCGACTGGCCGACGCGCAAGCGCACGATGGACGAGATGATCGCCCAGGCCGAGCGCCAGCAGCGCACGGTCATTCTGCTGCCGACCGCCCCGCCGGCCGATGGCCAGCCGGTCCATGCCAGCGCCGTCCTGCCCGCCGCCGAGGCCCGCCGTCTGGCCCAGGCGATGGCTCCCCTGCCCTGGCCGACCGACCGCGCCGCGGCGCTCGAGGCCTTGAAGGCGGTCGCGGTCCAGACGAACGGCCGCGGCTCCATCCATGCGGTCTGGCTCAGCGACGGTGTCGGCGACGGCCGCGCCGCCGGGCTGGCCGCCGGGCTGCAGCGGTTGGGCTCTGCCGAGGTGCTCGACGATTCGGCGGAGCGTCCCCCTCACCTGCTGCTTCCACCGTCGAGCGAGGGCACGGTGCTGACCGCCCGCATCGTCCGCGCCGATCCGTCCCGGCCCGAGCCGGCGACCGTCCGCCTCACCGCCGCCGACGGCCGCCTGCTGACCCGCCAGACCGTGGCCTTCGAGCCCGGACAGAAGATGCGGGAGGTCCGCCTGGACGTGCCCACCGAACTGCGCAACGACGCCGCCGCCCTGCGGGTGGAGGGCGACACCACCGCCGGCGCCACCGTGCTGCTGGACGAGCGCTGGCGCCGCCGTCCGGTCGGGCTGGTTTCCGGCCGGTCGGAGGGGGAAAGCCAGCCGCTGCTGTCGGACCTCTATTACCTTGAACGCGCCCTGTCGCCCTACAACGAGGTCCGGCGCGGCGACACGCTGGACCTGCTGAAGCGCGATCTGGCCGTGCTGATCCTGTCCGACATCGGCGCCCTGACCGGCAGCGAAGTGCAGGACATCGAGGATTGGGTGAAGCAGGGCGGCGTGCTGCTGCGCTTCGCCGGGCCGCGTCTGGCCCAGCATGCCGACACGCTGGTGCCGGTCCGGCTGCGCATCGGCGACCGCGCGCTGGGCGGCGCCCTGTCCTGGTCGGAGCCGGCGCGGCTCCAGCCCTTCCCGGCAAAATCGCCCTTCGAAGGGCTGGCGATTCCCGCCGACGTTCAGGTCAACCGGCAGGTTCTGGCCGAACCGGCGCTGGATCTGGCCGACCGCACCTGGGCGCGTCTGGCCGATGGCACGCCGCTGGTGACCTCGCAGAAGCGCGGGGACGGCTGGATCGTGCTGGTCCACACCACGGCAAACCCGGACTGGTCGAACCTGCCGCTGTCGGGCCTGTATGTCGACATGCTGCGCCGGTTGGTGGCACTCAGCGGCGGCGTGACAGGCACCGCGGCAACCACCTCGCTCGACCCGGTCGAGGTGCTGGACGGCACCGGGCGACTGGTGCCGCCGCCGCCCACCGCCTTCCCGATCCCCGGCAATGCCGGTGCCGACGTGATCGGCCCGCGCCACCCGCCGGGCTTTTACGGAACGGATGACGCCCGCCGCGCGCTCAACCTGTCCTCCGCCGTCACCACCATCGATCCGCTGCCGCCCCTGCCGGCCGGCGTCGGGCGCGACGGCTATGGCGGCCGGGGCGAGGTGCCGCTGAAGCCGTCGCTGCTGGCCGCGGCGCTCGCACTGTTGTCCATCGACCTGCTGATCGCGCTGGCGCTTCGCGGCCTGCTGCGCGTCCCTCGCCTGCGCCGTGGAACGGGCGGAGCGGCGGCCGGACTGCTGCTGGCGGTCGCACTTGCCGCCGCACCGCAGCCGGCCCGGGCGCAGGACCAGGACAACGCGGTCAAGGTGACGGCGGAGACCTACCTCGCCTATGTCCAGACAGGAGACAGCGGCGTCGACGACACCTCGCGCGCCGGGCTGGAGGGTCTGGTCAGTGTTCTCGGCCTGCGCACGGCGGTGGAGGCGGCGGGAGCCGTCGGCGTCGATCCGGAGCGGGACGAGCTGGCCTTCTACCCCCTTCTCTACTGGCCCGTCTCCGACCGGCAGAGGCCGCTGTCGGACGGGGCCCGCCAGCGGGTGAACGAGTATATGCGCAGCGGCGGCACCATCCTGTTCGACACCCGCGATCAGGCGCCGGGCGGCGGTTCCGGCATCCTGCAGCGTCTGGTGCAAGGGCTGGACATTCCACCGCTGGCTCCGGTTCCGCAGGACCATGTGCTGCGCAAGTCCTTCTACCTGCTGACCGACTTCCCCGGACGCCACGCCGGCGGCCAGCTGTGGATCGAGGCGCGGGAGGGGCCGGCGAATGACGGCGTCTCCTCCGTCGTGATCGGCGGCAATGACTGGGCCTCCGCCTGGGCGGTCGGCCGCAACGGCCAGCCGATCTACGCGGTCATTCCCGGCGGCGAGCGCCAGCGCGAGATGGCCTATCGCTTCGGCGTGAATGTCGTGATGTACGCGCTGACCGGCAACTACAAGGCCGATCAGGTCCATGTGCCCGCCATCCTGGAAAGGTTCGGCCAGTGA
- a CDS encoding glutamine amidotransferase, producing MPVDLLSGLSVALAPLLPWPVLGALIGFALLVVLVAALRRARGTLLRLLAVIVLALALINPSLVREKRDPIKDVAVIVVDDSPSQAIGDRRARTDRAVEQLTERLKRFDDLEVRVARTGEGAETGGTINETHLFDALNRAMADVPRRRMAGAVFITDGQVHDVPQVPAKLADIGPVHTLLTGDRNEGDRRIAIVQAPNYGLVGKSVELTIRVDDMPGRQSPDAAVTLRQDGGAPGTIRVPVGRDVRVDLPVTHGGQNVLELEVEAAKQELTLANNRAAVVVNGVRDRLRVLLVSGEPHAGERTWRNLLKADPAVDLVHFTILRPPEKQDGTPIRELSLIAFPIRELFEVKLDEFDLIIFDRYRRRGVLPQMYLENIADYVRKGGALLEASGQGYASPLSLYRTPLGAILPAAPSGQTVDRPFLPTVTDVGRRHPVTAGLPGDRIDAPPTWGRWFHQVDVAPNGGTVVMQGADNRPLLVLDRVGKGRVAQLASDQIWLWSRGFEGGGPQAELLRRLAHWLMKEPELEENDLRARVDGNRITVERRSLTPDPRSVTLTDPSDSTSTLQLADDKSGRAIATVTASAPGIYRVSDGERTTLAVVGAVNTPELADVRSTGDRMQPVAEASGGGIHWVTDTDSGPNPGIEVRRTQADRSQSGSGWIGLRANGDYTVTGVTEVPLLPVGAVLALVLGGLLMAWRREGR from the coding sequence ATGCCCGTCGATCTGCTCTCCGGACTTTCGGTGGCTCTGGCGCCGCTGCTGCCCTGGCCGGTGCTGGGCGCCCTGATCGGCTTCGCCCTGCTGGTGGTGCTGGTCGCCGCCCTGCGCCGGGCGCGCGGCACGCTGCTTCGCCTGCTTGCCGTGATCGTGCTGGCGCTGGCCCTGATCAACCCGTCGCTGGTGCGGGAGAAGCGCGACCCGATCAAGGATGTCGCGGTGATCGTGGTCGATGACTCGCCGAGCCAGGCCATCGGCGACCGCCGCGCCCGCACCGACCGGGCGGTGGAACAGCTGACCGAACGGCTGAAGCGCTTCGACGATCTGGAGGTCCGCGTCGCGCGCACCGGCGAAGGGGCCGAGACCGGCGGCACGATCAACGAAACGCATCTGTTCGATGCGCTCAACCGCGCGATGGCTGACGTTCCACGCCGCCGCATGGCCGGCGCCGTCTTCATCACCGACGGTCAGGTGCATGACGTCCCGCAGGTGCCGGCGAAGCTGGCCGACATCGGCCCCGTCCACACCCTGCTGACCGGCGACCGCAACGAGGGCGACCGCCGCATCGCCATCGTGCAGGCGCCCAACTATGGCCTGGTCGGCAAGTCTGTGGAATTGACCATCCGCGTCGACGACATGCCCGGGCGCCAATCCCCTGACGCTGCGGTGACCCTGCGCCAGGACGGCGGCGCGCCCGGCACCATCCGAGTCCCGGTGGGCCGCGACGTGCGCGTCGATCTGCCTGTCACCCATGGCGGGCAGAATGTCCTGGAACTGGAGGTCGAGGCGGCCAAGCAGGAGCTGACGCTCGCCAACAACCGTGCCGCGGTGGTGGTGAATGGCGTCCGCGACCGGCTGCGTGTCCTGCTGGTGTCCGGCGAGCCCCATGCCGGCGAGCGCACCTGGCGCAACCTGCTGAAGGCCGACCCGGCGGTCGATCTGGTTCATTTCACCATCCTGCGCCCGCCAGAAAAGCAGGACGGCACGCCGATCCGTGAGCTGTCGCTGATCGCCTTCCCGATCCGCGAGCTGTTCGAGGTGAAGCTGGACGAGTTCGACCTGATCATCTTCGACCGCTACCGCCGCCGCGGTGTGCTGCCCCAGATGTATCTGGAGAACATCGCCGATTATGTCCGCAAGGGCGGCGCCCTGCTGGAGGCATCCGGCCAGGGCTATGCCTCGCCGCTGTCGCTCTACCGCACGCCCCTGGGTGCCATCCTCCCCGCCGCCCCCAGCGGACAGACGGTGGACCGCCCCTTCCTGCCGACCGTCACCGATGTCGGCCGTCGCCACCCGGTTACCGCCGGCCTGCCCGGCGACCGCATCGATGCGCCGCCGACCTGGGGCCGCTGGTTCCATCAGGTCGATGTCGCCCCCAATGGCGGCACTGTGGTGATGCAGGGCGCCGACAACCGTCCGCTTCTGGTGCTGGACCGCGTCGGCAAGGGCCGGGTGGCGCAGCTCGCTTCCGACCAGATCTGGCTGTGGAGCCGTGGTTTCGAAGGTGGCGGCCCACAGGCGGAGCTTCTGCGCCGCCTTGCCCATTGGCTGATGAAGGAACCGGAGCTGGAGGAGAACGATCTGCGCGCCCGCGTGGACGGCAACCGCATCACGGTCGAACGCCGTTCGCTAACCCCTGATCCGCGCTCTGTCACGCTCACCGATCCGTCCGACAGCACCAGCACGCTGCAATTGGCCGACGACAAGAGCGGACGCGCCATCGCAACGGTGACGGCCTCCGCCCCCGGCATCTACCGCGTATCCGACGGGGAGCGGACGACGCTGGCCGTGGTTGGGGCTGTCAACACGCCGGAGCTGGCTGACGTGCGCTCCACCGGCGACCGGATGCAGCCGGTGGCCGAGGCGAGCGGCGGCGGCATTCACTGGGTCACCGACACCGACAGCGGTCCCAATCCCGGCATCGAGGTGCGCCGCACCCAGGCTGACCGCAGCCAGAGCGGTTCCGGCTGGATCGGCCTGCGCGCCAACGGCGACTATACGGTGACCGGCGTGACCGAGGTGCCGTTGCTGCCGGTCGGCGCGGTGCTGGCCCTGGTGCTGGGCGGCCTGCTGATGGCGTGGCGCCGGGAGGGGCGCTGA
- a CDS encoding IS630 family transposase — protein sequence MFFQDEARFGQKGRLCHRWWLKGQRPPGLCDQRFDWTYLYAAVEPKTGEGFALVLPTVSTVAMNRFLADFAATLAPDDHAVMILDGAGWHASKSLVVPANLTLVPLPPYSPECNPVERIWLFLREKLMSLRVFPDQDAIIDACCDAWNALVAETGRIKSLCFPPWLQKVIS from the coding sequence GTGTTCTTCCAAGATGAGGCGCGGTTCGGGCAGAAGGGGCGGCTGTGCCATCGCTGGTGGCTGAAGGGCCAGCGTCCCCCCGGCCTATGCGACCAGAGGTTCGACTGGACTTACCTCTATGCCGCCGTCGAACCCAAGACGGGGGAAGGCTTTGCCCTCGTCCTGCCGACGGTGTCCACCGTCGCCATGAACCGCTTCCTCGCCGACTTCGCCGCCACCCTGGCCCCGGACGACCACGCCGTCATGATCCTCGACGGCGCCGGTTGGCACGCCAGCAAGAGCCTGGTCGTGCCCGCCAATCTCACCCTCGTGCCCTTGCCGCCCTATTCGCCCGAGTGCAACCCGGTCGAGCGGATCTGGCTCTTCCTCCGCGAAAAGCTGATGTCGCTGCGGGTCTTTCCCGATCAGGACGCCATCATCGACGCTTGTTGCGACGCCTGGAACGCGCTCGTCGCCGAAACCGGCCGCATCAAATCCCTCTGCTTCCCGCCTTGGCTCCAGAAGGTCATTTCATAG